A genomic region of Candidatus Palauibacter scopulicola contains the following coding sequences:
- a CDS encoding CDGSH iron-sulfur domain-containing protein, producing MTANGCIVHCGGDGPLLVRSPLRVLTAGAEDGIAKPKAALCRCGQSANKPFCDGAHRDIEFRASGPIDTSRAASESESASGAPSGEEAGEAVVTAHANGPLHFDGVVEISGEGHEGSAVFRQPWLCRCGASSNKPFCDGSHKEIGFEAEGL from the coding sequence ATGACGGCAAACGGATGCATCGTTCACTGCGGCGGCGACGGCCCGCTGCTCGTTCGGAGCCCGCTGCGCGTTCTAACGGCGGGAGCGGAAGACGGGATCGCGAAGCCGAAGGCCGCGCTGTGCCGCTGCGGGCAGTCGGCGAACAAGCCGTTCTGTGACGGGGCGCACCGCGACATCGAGTTCCGGGCCTCCGGGCCGATCGACACGAGCCGCGCGGCGTCGGAATCGGAGTCGGCGTCTGGGGCGCCGTCCGGCGAGGAGGCCGGGGAAGCGGTCGTCACGGCGCACGCGAACGGTCCGCTGCACTTCGATGGCGTCGTGGAGATCAGCGGGGAAGGGCACGAGGGGTCCGCGGTCTTCCGGCAGCCCTGGCTCTGCCGCTGCGGCGCGTCGAGCAACAAGCCGTTCTGCGACGGGTCCCACAAGGAGATCGGGTTCGAGGCGGAGGGACTCTGA